The Cervus canadensis isolate Bull #8, Minnesota chromosome X, ASM1932006v1, whole genome shotgun sequence genome contains the following window.
GAAGTTGAAGAAGAGGAGCAGGTTGAAGAGAGCCCCACTGAATCTGTGGGGTATAGCTTGGAGCCCCTAGGGCAGCTGCATATCTTCAGTAGTTCCTATGGACCGGAAAAAGACTTCCCACTCTACCTCGGGAAGAACATGATAGGCCGAATGCCTGATTGCTCTGTGGCCCTGCCCTTTTCATCCATCTCCAAACAACATGCAGTGATTGAAATCTCTGCCTGGGACAAGGCGCCTGTTCTCCGGGATTGTGGGAGCCTCAATGGCACTCAAATCCTGCGGCCTCCTAAGGTCCTGGGCCCTGGGGTGAGTCATCGTTTGCGGGACCGGGAGTTGATTCTCTTTGCTGACTTGCCCTGCCAGTACCATCGCTTGGATGTCCCCCGGCCTTTTGTCTCCTGGGGCCCTCTAACTGTAGAGGAGACACCCAGGATACAGGGAGGAACTCAAGCCCCCAGGCTTCTGTTGGCTGAGGACTCAGAGGAAGAAGCAGATTCCCTTTTGCACAAGTGTGTGGTGAAAAGAGCAAGGACCTCTTTGGCAACAGTCGTTCCAGAGAGTGATGAAGAAGGGCCTTCCCCTGCCCCAGATGGGCCTGGGCCACCTTCTGCCTTCAACTTGAACAGCGACACAGATGAGGAAGAAAGTCAGGAATCAGGAGCAGGAGATGCCTCTTCAGCTGCCAGAAGAGGTACCACTGCAGAGACAGAACAGCCTGAACCTGTCACAGACGAAGTCCAGATTGAGAAGGATCAGTGTTCTGTGAAGGAGAGGAACAGGGACACAGAAATCAAGAGGGATGTGAGGACTGGGGTTGTTCCGATTGGAGTGATTCTGGAGAGGAGCCAGCCTTCTGGGGAGGGCAGTGACACAGATctaagtgatgagagtgggcctCCAAGAAGGCTTGCTGGGGTCCGTCCGAAAAGGGCCTGTAACTTCATAGACAGTGATACCGATGGGGAGGATGAGGGGATCCCTGCTACCCCAGCAGTGGTTCCCATGAAGGAGAGGCAGACCTTCCACGAAGCTGGTACACAGAGCCCCCAGGCACCTGGTGTGGCACGTCGGCAGGAGAGCCCAGCTGATGGTGATACAGATATAGAGGAGGGGGAGGCCCCCCCGGACAGAAGCCAAGCCTCCATGGTGATCGACAGCAATACAGACGATGAGGAGGAAGTCTCGGCAGCACTGACATTGGCACGTCTAAGAGAGAGCCAGGCTGGTAAGTGGAACCGAGATCCAGATGCAGAAGAGGACAGGGCTCAACCAGTGGCCCTTCTGGAGCGAAGCCAGGCCTCTGCTGGGGGAGACAGTGACACAGATGTGGAGGAAGAGGGGCTCCCAGTGGAAAGGAGGGGAATGGTTCCCAAGGGTCACATGGACAGGGAATATTCAAAAAAGAGCCAGCATCCTCCCAGGGACAGTGATACAGAGGGGAAGGAAGATGAGAGCTCACCGGGGGTCTACCTGGAGAGAAGCCAGGCCTCTGCACAAGTGGAGGACGAGGTCTCACTGGGGCCAGCTGTTGCACTTCCGGAGAAGCGTCAGGTACGAGGCATAGTGTGGACACATCACACCGATGCGGAGGCAGAAGGGGGCCCGGCACAGCTGCCTGTGCTGCAAAGCCTAGAGGAAGCCCAGCCTCCTCTAGCTGGGGACTGTGAACCAGACGCGGAGAACACATCCTCAGCAGCGGCCGGTGTCAGAAAGAGCCAGCTTCCGGTGGAAAAAGATGCCGGGACCACGTGGGCCGCAGCCGTTCCTGAACAGGACAGAGCACTTGCCACCGGGACCCAGGGTGGGTCATCCACAGCACCAGGGGAGCAGGACCTTCTCCCGGCCTCAAGGGAAAACCTGGCAGATCTGGTGGTGGACACAGGCACTCCAGGGGAGCCCCCACCGCAGAGAGAGGGGGCCCAGCCCACcacaggaagggagagagaagcaCATGGGAATAGGGCCACAGACTCTGGAGAGAACCTCCACGATTCTGAAGATCTGGACCTACCAGCTACCCAGTGCTTTGTAGACAAAGAGAATCAGAGCCTGGAAGCAGTCCCCAGCATGGAGGATGAGCCCACCCAGGCCTTCCTATTTCCTCTGCCCCAAGAGCCTGGCCCTTCCTGTTGCAGCTTCCAGGCCACAGGTTCCCTGGATGAGGCATGGGAGGTCTTGGCGACACAGCCATTCTGTCCGAGAGAGTCTGAGGCCTCTGAGACCCAAACCGCTGTCACCCTCCTTGACACCCCTGCATCTTGCCCCCATCCATCTAGGACAGCACAGCAAGAGCAACATCCAGAGAGCCCAGTCCACACAGAGCCACTGGGGATGGAAGGCAGAGGGATGCAGACTCTGGAGAAAGACATGGGTGACTTGAATTGTGAGATGCCACCTGCTGAGAAGGCTTCCAGGGGTGATCAGGAATCCCCAAAAGCTTGTCTGCCTCCTGCAGCGCCTGAAGCCTCAGCCCCACTCCCAAACTCCCTCATCTCTCAGATCCAAAAACATCCCGCACCTCAGTCCCTCCTTTTTCCCTCTCCAGCTCCTTTAGAACTGCCCATTCCCAGGACCAGACAAAATGAGAGTCAGGAAGCTCCAGAGACTCCCTTCTCCTCAGAGCTGAACTCTGTCCACCCAGAACCCAAAGTCAGGCCCCAGGGGTCCTCTCCAGTTTCTTCTCTACCCCTTGAGCCTCACCCTACCACCCCCACAGGCCAGCCTATTGCCCTTGAACCCACCTCTGGGGTCTCTCAGAGCAGGACACATAGTTCCTTTGATGTAACTGCCTCATCAGTTGTCCCCACAGCCCTTGCACTGCAGCCATCCACCTCCACAGACCAGCCTGTCACCCCTAAGCCCACACTTCGGGCGCCTCGGGGCAGGGCACATAGGTCTTCTGTCAAAACCCCTGAACCCAATGTCCCCACAGACCAGCCTGTTGCCCCTGAGCTCACAGCTAAGGCCACTCGGGGCAGGGCACAGAGGTCTTCTGTCAAGACTCCCAAACCAGATAACCCCACaacaccccagccccagccttccACTTCCACAGACCGGCCTGTCACCCCCAAACCCACATCTCGGGGCAGGACACCTAGGTCTTCTGCCAAGACTCCTGAACCAGTTGTCCCCACAGCCTCTGAACTCCAGCCTGCTGCCCCTAAAGACCAACCTGTTGCTCCTGAGCTCACATCTAGAGCCACTCGGGGCAGGACACAGAGGTCTTCTATTAAGACTTCCAAACCAGATACATCCACAACCCCTGAGCCCCAGCCTTCCACTTCCACAGACCAGCCTGTCACCCCCAAACCCACATCTCGGGCCCCTCGGGGCAGGACACCTAAGTCTTCTGCCAAGACTCCTGAACCAGTTGTTTCCACAGCCTCTGAGCTCCAGCCTGCTGCCCTCACAGACCAGCCTGTCACTCCTGAGCTCACATCTAGGGCTACTCGGGGCAGGACACAGAGGTCCTCTGTCAAAACCCCTGATCCAGTTACCACCACCACACCTGAGCTCCAGCCTTCCACCTCCACAGACCAGCTTGTTACTCCCAAACCCACATCTCGGGCCCCTCGAGGCAGGACACGTAAGTCGTCTGCCAAGACTCCCGAACCAGTTGTTCCCACAGCTTCTGAGCTCCAGCCTTCTGCCCCTGCAGACCAGCCTGTTGGTCCTTGGACCACTCAGTGTAGAAGACATAGGTCTTCTGTCAAGACCCCGGAACCAGTTGTCCCCACAGTCCCTGAGCCTCATTCTTCCACTTCTAAAGACCAGTCTGTCGCtcttgaacccacatctcaggCCACTCAGAGCCAAACACATAGGTCCTCTGTCAAGACATCCCAGCCAactgaacccacagcccctgacCTCAAACCTTCCTCCCCCACAGACGAGCCTGTCACTCCCAAGGTCATAGCTCAGGGTGGTCCAAGCAGGACACGAAGGTCTTCTACAGCAAGTGCTGTGCTGGTTCCTACTACCCCTGAATTCCAGTCTCCAGTCCCCTCAGAACAGCCTCTTCCCCCTGACCCCATCCCTGAAGTCAACTGCAGCAGGAGGCCGAGGGCCACTAGGAAACAAGGGTCTCCCACAGCTCATGTTCATGAGCCCTGCACCACACCCCCTGAACCTAGCTCCCGCTCCTCAAGGAACCAAAGACGAGGGGCAGTGAAAGCAGCCAAGCCCCTTAGCACCATTCCTGAGCCTGCCTTTGCCCAGCTTCCCGAGGCACCGCCTCACACTCCCCAGATGccagaggaggaggcagcagaTGGCTCAGGCTTCACCCCAGAGCCCCAGCCTAAGGCCTCTCAAAACCGCAAGAGGCCTTCAGCTACTGCACATTCACCTCCACTTCAAAAACGGCTCCAGAGAGGGAAAGTCCCTCAGAAGGCAGCATCCCttaaggaagaagaagaaaatccagCAGCGAGGCCGAGGAAGGAAGAGGGTGTAGTGATTCCAGGTCCaggcaagagaaagagagagcagaCAGAGGAGGAGTCCCAGGGAAGACTGAGCCGCAGCCTGCGACGGACCAAACCTATCCAGGAGTCCACGGCCCCCAAAGTGCTCTTCACGGGCGTGGTGGATGCTCGCGGAGAGAGGACGGTGCTGGCCCTGGGGGGCAGTCTGGCTAGCTCAGTGGCTGAGGCTTCTCACCTGGTGACTGATCAGATCCGCCGGACGGTCAAGTTCCTGTGTGCCCTGGGCCGGGGCATCCCCATCCTCTCCCTGGCCTGGCTGCATGAGTCCCGCAAGGCAGGCTGCTTCTTGCCCCCGGACGAATATTTGGTGACTGATCCTGAGCAGGAGAAGAACTTCGGCTTCAGCCTTCGGGAGGCCCTGAGCCGAGCTCGGGAGCGAAGGCTCCTGGAGGGCTATGAGATTCACGTGACCCCCGGAGTCCAGCCACCGCCACCTCAGATGGGAGAAATCATCACCTGCTGTGGAGGCACCATCCTAGCCAGCATGCCCCGGTCCTACAAGCCTCAGAGGGTCGTGATCACATGTTCCCAGGACTTCCCTCGATGTGCCATTCCATATCGGGTTGGGCTGCCCATCCTCTCACCCGAGTTCCTGCTGACGGGAGTACTCAAGCAGGAAGTCAAGCCAGAGgcctttgccttctccactgtGGAAATGTCATCCACCTGAAAACTCCACCCTGGTACCCTTTTCCCTCCCAGACCAATacagaaaatgttagaaatattcAGAAGAAAGAACTTAGGGCTTTAGAAAAGATTGGGGTGTCTGATCTGATTTGTCTTGGAACATGGGTGGGGCCAAAACAGGCCTTTTGGTAAACAAAGATAGGGAGATTGGGAGCCATGGATTTTCTTAAATGGCCATTTAAAGTTGGCCAATCCCAGGCTGATATCTTAAGTTGCTGCTCATATTTAGCTGGACTGATATACCTGTTGCTTTGTGGCACACACAGTGTCCTGCCTCCTGTTTGGAAGCCATTTATTTCTCCTCGTCTTTTCTTTCTGGGATTCTTACTCATCCTTCACAAGATAGTGAAAACAATTTTAGCATCAGGAacttgaaaagatgcttggaGTGAGTAAGTTTGAGGGTGGAGTTATCCAGCGCTcctccataaaaatattttcctttctccttaccCCATTTTGTTAGAAGCATCCTTTAGCTTTGACGTTGAGCTaatctctgcaattttttttttttggcttgcttTTCTAGTATTTATAAATTTAGAGCCTAGACTTAATGTCtgtgataaataaatattcactctgtgccttaaaaaaaaaaaaaaaaaaagtagagtggcttccctggtggctcagtggtaaagactccacctgccaatgcaggagccagggcttagatccctgttctgggaggatctcacatgccatggagcaactaagcctgtccaccacaactagtgagcctctggtctagagcccaggagccacaaccattgagcccatgtgcctcaatTATTGAAACCCACACACCCTACAGACTGTGtttcgcaacaagagaaaccactgcaatgaaaagctggcacactgcaactaaagagcagcctccactcaccacaactagagaaaatcttgTGTAGCAAcacagactcagcacagccaaaaataaataattttttttaaaaaaagaggaaagaccctaaatcaatattttaaatgtatgccTTAAGGACCtataaaaataagagcaaatgcaATTCAAAAGTAGAAGAGgtagaaaataatgaagaatagAGAAATgatatagagaacagaaaaaaaaaaaaaaaacaatagaatcaacaaaaccaaaatttggttctttgaaaaggtcaATAGAGTTGATGTATACTTGAGTACACtagcaaagaaaaatagagaaaagataggaataagcaaaatcaaaaatgaaagaagaaaattacaaaagaataCTAAGAACAAATGTATGTCAAATTAGATAATCTAGATGAAATGGATGAATTTCTAGAAACACTCAAATTATCTAAATAACTcaacaagaaatataaaatatgaatagatCCATAATAATTAAAGAGATTGAatctatgataaaaaaaatttcccaacaaAGAACAGACCTGAACCAGATGGTTTTACTGACATATTCTACCAAATTTTTAAGGAAGAACTAATACTaatccttctcaaattctttaaaacaacagaagaggaggaaatctTCCTAATTCATTCTATGAAGTCATTATTAACATGTTATCAAAGTCAGACAAATATATCACAGAAAAGATAATTTCAGACCAATATCCCtcatgaatacagatgcaaaatcctcaacaaaatactagcaaaccaaattatTAACAAGTGGAATTGATTCCAGGAAAGCAAGAGTGGTTCAACATAGGAAATCAATTCATACACCAAATAACAGATTGAagctaaaaaacaacaacaacaacattgtatCATCAATTGATATACCAAAGGCATGTGACAATATTCAACATTGTTCAGTAATAGGATCTCTCAGAAAATCACTAATAGAAAGGTTCTTTCTTGATATGATAAATAGCATTTATGGAAAAAACACAAGGAATAACATACTCAGTGATAAAAGATTGAAAGCTTTCTCccaaagatcagaaacaagatacGGATGCCCACTTTTACCACTATGATTAGTCATTGTGCTGGAAGTGTTAGAGCAattagagataaagaaaaaaaaaaaaggtagaaaagaagtaaaactatatgTCCAGGTGACACAGACTTTAATATAGAAAACCCCAGATAATTGACACTAGAGTTAATGAACTAAGTGGACAAATTTGCAAGTTCCAAAATCAACACCCCAAAATCAGGTTTGTTTCTATATACTATCAACAAATAATCTTAAGATGTAGTTAAGAAGGCAATTTCCTTCATTATAGCATCTAAAAGCATAAAATACCCAGGAACAAATTTAACATAAGAAGTGAAAGACATATATGCTGAAACTACAAAATACagctaaaagaaattaaagaagacctaactCAATGGAAGATATCCTGTGTTCATGCATTGGAAAATATTGTTAACATTCCAGTACTATCTCAAACAATCTACAGGTTGAACACTAGCCCTCTCAAAATtctagcaggttttttttttcttttccggAAAAggtgatcctaaaattcatgcaGAATTACAAGGGGTCCTAATAACAGGAAcaatttgcaaaaagaaaaatgggggaCTCAaaacttcctgattttaaaatttattacaaaattgTAGCAATCAAAATGGTTCTATGCAAGCATAAGAATACAAACCATTAGAACAGAATTGAGTCAATAAATAAACCCAATATACCTGTGGCCAACTGATTTTTTATAAGGGTTCCAAGTCAGTCCAGcggagaaagaatagtcttttcaacacaTAGTTCTAGGATAACTGGATTTCCACAGGCAAAAATTAAAGTTGGACCCCTAcctcacaaaatatttaaaattaattcaagatgGGCCACATTCATAAATATAAGACCTAAACCATACAACTATTAGAGAAAATTTTGGAGTAAATATTTATGACCTTGGATTCTTAGCTCTGACACTAAAAGCATGagtaataaaatagataaaatagacttcacaaaaattttaaacttttggacttccctggtgatccagtggttaacactttaCTCTTCCAATgaagagggcatgggtttgatctcttgccAGGGAACTAGCGTCCCACATGTGTCACAGCCAACAAGaattaaaacttttgtgcatcaaaggacattatcgagaaagtaaaaatacaacctataaaatggaagaaatatttgaaactcCTACATTTGATATTGATACTATATAAAGGACTctcacaactcaacaacaaaatgacaaacaacccaattttaaaaatggtaaaaggatagacatttctctgaatagacatttctctgaaaaaGATATCCAAATGTACTGAAAACACGTGAAAAGTGGcacaacatcattagtcattaggtaaatgcaaataaaaaacccAATGAGATATCACAACATACCTAATAGGATAGCTTTAGTACAAGGAAAACAGAACATAATAAGTGCTGCTGAGGAagtgaagaaattggaacccttatacATTAGAAGAGTGGAtgttaaaaaggaacaaataaaactGTGAAGTGgtttggtggttcctcaaaaacttaaacaaaATCATCATATGAGTCAGCATTTCCATTCCTAAGTGAATACCCAAAATACTTCAAACAGGAACCAAAGTGATATTTGTATGCCAATGtacattgcagcattattcacaatagccaaaaggtagaaagaaTTCAAAtgtgcagatgaatggataaccaAAAATGTACTATTTACATACAATcgactattattcagccataaaaaggagtgaagctCTGAAACAAGCTATTAACTTGGTTGAATCATGAAAATATTATGATAAATGAAATTACTCaggcacaaaaggaaaaatatcatatgattccaGTTTCATGATATGTCTAGGATCAGCAAATTCatggagacaaaaagaaaatttgagctTACCATGAGCTAAGAGGGTAGGGGGAAGGAAATGGACAGTTATCACTTAACgggtacatatttttttttttttgtggggaggATGGCAAGAAAATTGCTCAACACTTGGAAACTAAACTACACACTTATAAGTAACACAAGGGTCAAAAAGGAAGTCTcaagaaaagtaaagagaaactacaCTGAACTACATGAAAATAACTTTTGTGGGGAAGAGCTGAAGCCAGCCTGAGAGGAAAATGTATAGCACTAAATTCAtacattggaaaaaaataaaacatctcaaaTAAACAGTGTAGTAATATAATCCCACtcaaagaatctagaaaaacaagAGCAAAATAGTATCAAAGCAAtcagaatgaaggaaataataaagataagagtaGAATAAACGAAATCAAAAGGGTGAAAGCAATAGAGAAAGTCAAAGacaaagagctggttctttgaaaagatcaataaaattgacaaacctctagcaagaaagacaaaaattatataaattttggtCAAagtggaaacacaagagatgctagaatgtttttagaattaaatggaaataaatcataacatatcaaaatttgtgggacacAGCTAAAGCATTACTGAAAATAAACTTATAGAATTAAATGCTTGTGTTAGTAAAGAGGCTTAAAATGAATAAGCTAATATTCTCTCTTAAGAAATTCTGAAAAGAAGAATAATTCAACATAGGCATGTTGAgtgaagaaaataaggaaggTAGGggcataaataataaaatttaaattagagaaaatcatgaaactggagcctattatacagagtgaagtaagccag
Protein-coding sequences here:
- the LOC122435181 gene encoding mediator of DNA damage checkpoint protein 1-like, with the translated sequence MEDTQVLNWEVEEEEQVEESPTESVGYSLEPLGQLHIFSSSYGPEKDFPLYLGKNMIGRMPDCSVALPFSSISKQHAVIEISAWDKAPVLRDCGSLNGTQILRPPKVLGPGVSHRLRDRELILFADLPCQYHRLDVPRPFVSWGPLTVEETPRIQGGTQAPRLLLAEDSEEEADSLLHKCVVKRARTSLATVVPESDEEGPSPAPDGPGPPSAFNLNSDTDEEESQESGAGDASSAARRGTTAETEQPEPVTDEVQIEKDQCSVKERNRDTEIKRDVRTGVVPIGVILERSQPSGEGSDTDLSDESGPPRRLAGVRPKRACNFIDSDTDGEDEGIPATPAVVPMKERQTFHEAGTQSPQAPGVARRQESPADGDTDIEEGEAPPDRSQASMVIDSNTDDEEEVSAALTLARLRESQAGKWNRDPDAEEDRAQPVALLERSQASAGGDSDTDVEEEGLPVERRGMVPKGHMDREYSKKSQHPPRDSDTEGKEDESSPGVYLERSQASAQVEDEVSLGPAVALPEKRQVRGIVWTHHTDAEAEGGPAQLPVLQSLEEAQPPLAGDCEPDAENTSSAAAGVRKSQLPVEKDAGTTWAAAVPEQDRALATGTQGGSSTAPGEQDLLPASRENLADLVVDTGTPGEPPPQREGAQPTTGREREAHGNRATDSGENLHDSEDLDLPATQCFVDKENQSLEAVPSMEDEPTQAFLFPLPQEPGPSCCSFQATGSLDEAWEVLATQPFCPRESEASETQTAVTLLDTPASCPHPSRTAQQEQHPESPVHTEPLGMEGRGMQTLEKDMGDLNCEMPPAEKASRGDQESPKACLPPAAPEASAPLPNSLISQIQKHPAPQSLLFPSPAPLELPIPRTRQNESQEAPETPFSSELNSVHPEPKVRPQGSSPVSSLPLEPHPTTPTGQPIALEPTSGVSQSRTHSSFDVTASSVVPTALALQPSTSTDQPVTPKPTLRAPRGRAHRSSVKTPEPNVPTDQPVAPELTAKATRGRAQRSSVKTPKPDNPTTPQPQPSTSTDRPVTPKPTSRGRTPRSSAKTPEPVVPTASELQPAAPKDQPVAPELTSRATRGRTQRSSIKTSKPDTSTTPEPQPSTSTDQPVTPKPTSRAPRGRTPKSSAKTPEPVVSTASELQPAALTDQPVTPELTSRATRGRTQRSSVKTPDPVTTTTPELQPSTSTDQLVTPKPTSRAPRGRTRKSSAKTPEPVVPTASELQPSAPADQPVGPWTTQCRRHRSSVKTPEPVVPTVPEPHSSTSKDQSVALEPTSQATQSQTHRSSVKTSQPTEPTAPDLKPSSPTDEPVTPKVIAQGGPSRTRRSSTASAVLVPTTPEFQSPVPSEQPLPPDPIPEVNCSRRPRATRKQGSPTAHVHEPCTTPPEPSSRSSRNQRRGAVKAAKPLSTIPEPAFAQLPEAPPHTPQMPEEEAADGSGFTPEPQPKASQNRKRPSATAHSPPLQKRLQRGKVPQKAASLKEEEENPAARPRKEEGVVIPGPGKRKREQTEEESQGRLSRSLRRTKPIQESTAPKVLFTGVVDARGERTVLALGGSLASSVAEASHLVTDQIRRTVKFLCALGRGIPILSLAWLHESRKAGCFLPPDEYLVTDPEQEKNFGFSLREALSRARERRLLEGYEIHVTPGVQPPPPQMGEIITCCGGTILASMPRSYKPQRVVITCSQDFPRCAIPYRVGLPILSPEFLLTGVLKQEVKPEAFAFSTVEMSST